One genomic region from Mytilus trossulus isolate FHL-02 chromosome 9, PNRI_Mtr1.1.1.hap1, whole genome shotgun sequence encodes:
- the LOC134684462 gene encoding histone H2B-like — protein MPPKVGTKGAKKAVTKAKTARPGGDKKRRRKRRESYAIYIYKVLRQVHPDTGVSSKAMSIMNSFVNDIFERIAAEASRLAHYNKRSTITSREIQTAVRLLLPGELAKHAVSEGTKAVTKYTSSK, from the coding sequence ATGCCACCAAAAGTTGGAACCAAAGGAGCCAAAAAGGCCGTAACAAAGGCAAAGACTGCCAGACCCGGCGGTGACAAGAAAAGGAGGAGGAAGAGGAGAGAATCCTATGCCATCTACATCTACAAAGTCTTGAGACAGGTGCACCCAGACACTGGAGTATCCTCAAAGGCTATGTCTATCATGAACAGTTTTGTCAACGATATCTTTGAGAGAATCGCTGCAGAAGCTTCCCGTCTCGCTCACTACAACAAGAGATCTACCATCACATCTCGGGAGATCCAGACTGCAGTTCGTCTGCTCCTACCCGGTGAATTGGCCAAGCACGCTGTCAGTGAAGGTACCAAAGCCGTCACAAAGTACACCAGCAGCAAGTAA
- the LOC134684463 gene encoding histone H3, producing the protein MARTKQTARKSTGGKAPRKQLATKAARKSAPATGGVKKPHRYRPGTVALREIRRYQKSTELLIRKLPFQRLVREIAQDFKTDLRFQSSAVMALQEASEAYLVGLFEDTNLCAIHAKRVTIMPKDIQLARRIRGERA; encoded by the coding sequence ATGGCTCGTACAAAGCAGACCGCCCGTAAATCCACTGGAGGAAAAGCTCCAAGAAAACAACTTGCCACCAAGGCCGCCCGTAAGAGCGCACCTGCCACTGGTGGAGTAAAGAAGCCACATAGATACAGGCCAGGAACAGTCGCTCTTCGTGAGATCAGAAGATACCagaaaagtactgaactcctcATCAGGAAACTCCCCTTCCAGAGATTAGTTCGTGAAATTGCTCAAGACTTCAAGACTGATCTACGTTTCCAGAGCTCTGCCGTTATGGCCCTCCAGGAAGCCAGTGAAGCTTACCTCGTTGGTCTTTTCGAGGACACCAACTTGTGTGCAATCCACGCCAAGAGAGTCACCATCATGCCCAAAGACATCCAGTTGGCTCGCAGAATCCGTGGAGAACGTGCTTAA